Proteins co-encoded in one uncultured Bacteroides sp. genomic window:
- a CDS encoding IS4 family transposase has protein sequence MVRRSTLAEANKRRSQEFFANVYSMLLEQYGPFLADSRSRKEQKDWERLLFMMDSTTISLFDNILKGVGRHPKSGKKKGGLKVHTVMRYVVGVPMVVQLTSAAKHDHYLLKEVHLPQNATLAMDRAYIDYAQFQRLTEEGVCYVTKMKKSLIYKVLKSTTYVNSKGLVTHTDQHIIFEKGDLRHTSRRVELWSKNKKKSAVLLTNNFELSVEDIEEIYKRRWAIETLYKQLKQNFPLHFFYGESVNAIEVQTWVVLIANLLCTIMQHKLKRHCSFSNLVTMARLMLMYYVDFIAFLEKPEKDWEYILQKANYEPPNVDPALEFVFD, from the coding sequence ATGGTTAGGCGTAGTACTCTGGCAGAAGCAAATAAAAGACGGTCTCAGGAGTTTTTTGCCAACGTCTATTCTATGCTGTTGGAACAATATGGGCCTTTTTTAGCGGACAGCCGCTCACGGAAAGAACAGAAAGATTGGGAACGACTGCTTTTTATGATGGATTCTACGACAATCAGCCTGTTTGACAATATTCTTAAGGGCGTTGGTCGTCATCCAAAAAGCGGAAAGAAGAAAGGCGGTCTGAAAGTCCACACGGTAATGCGCTATGTAGTAGGTGTCCCTATGGTTGTTCAACTGACATCCGCAGCCAAACACGACCATTATCTGCTCAAAGAGGTTCATTTGCCTCAAAATGCCACTCTTGCTATGGATCGTGCCTATATTGACTATGCACAATTCCAACGATTGACAGAAGAGGGTGTCTGCTATGTTACAAAAATGAAGAAGAGCCTGATATACAAAGTGTTGAAATCCACCACTTATGTCAATTCTAAAGGTTTGGTAACGCATACCGACCAGCATATCATCTTTGAAAAAGGAGACTTGCGACATACTTCCAGGCGAGTAGAGTTATGGAGCAAGAATAAAAAGAAATCCGCGGTATTGCTAACCAATAATTTCGAACTATCTGTTGAGGATATTGAAGAAATTTACAAGCGGAGATGGGCTATTGAAACGTTATACAAACAGCTCAAACAGAACTTTCCGCTACATTTCTTCTATGGTGAGAGTGTCAATGCCATAGAAGTGCAAACATGGGTAGTTCTCATTGCTAATTTACTGTGTACAATCATGCAACATAAACTTAAAAGACACTGTTCTTTCTCTAATTTAGTTACCATGGCTAGACTTATGCTAATGTATTATGTCGATTTTATAGCTTTTCTTGAAAAACCCGAAAAGGATTGGGAATATATTCTTCAGAAAGCCAATTATGAGCCTCCAAATGTTGACCCCGCATTAGAATTTGTTTTTGATTAG
- a CDS encoding DUF4372 domain-containing protein produces MNSAPIVYIRFDQKILIDMGKSINFTGQPVLSQLLKFIDKQKILDLSQKMGCERYVKSFDGYTHLVVMLFGVLKHFDSLRELEIGMFAEANKLQHLGIDYIWLGVVLWQKQIKDGLRSFLPTSILCCWNNMGLF; encoded by the coding sequence ATGAATTCAGCCCCAATTGTCTATATTCGTTTCGACCAAAAAATCCTTATAGACATGGGCAAAAGTATAAATTTTACCGGACAGCCGGTTCTATCACAGCTATTAAAATTCATCGATAAGCAAAAAATCTTAGATTTAAGCCAGAAAATGGGTTGTGAACGTTATGTCAAGAGCTTTGATGGCTATACTCATCTTGTGGTTATGCTTTTTGGTGTGCTCAAACACTTTGATTCCTTACGCGAACTGGAGATTGGGATGTTTGCGGAAGCAAATAAGCTGCAACACCTTGGAATCGATTACATATGGTTAGGCGTAGTACTCTGGCAGAAGCAAATAAAAGACGGTCTCAGGAGTTTTTTGCCAACGTCTATTCTATGCTGTTGGAACAATATGGGCCTTTTTTAG
- the sppA gene encoding signal peptide peptidase SppA, producing MKDFLKFTLATVVGIILSSIVIFFIGAIILFGTITSSESEVKVKPNSVMFLDLNGTLEERTEENPFKQFIGEDFSTYGLDDILSSIKKAKENENIKGIYIQAKTLGASYASLQEIRNALVDFKKSGKFIVAYSDNYTQKLYYLSSVADKVLLNPKGMIEWKGLAAEPMFYKDLLKKIGVEMQIFRVGTYKSAVEPFIATEMSPANREQVSEYIGSIWNQILTDVSASRKLSKDSLNAYADRMIMFYPSEQSVKCGLADSLIYKSGVRDYLKKLAKTDKDNDLAVLSLDDMINVKRNVPKDKSGNAIAVYYAFGAIDESSNEGIVSEKVVKDLRELRENKDIKAVVLRVNSPGGSAFGSEQIWNEVKALKKEKTVVVSMGDYAASGGYYISCIADCIVAEPTTLTGSIGIFGMFPNMKGLTDKVGLTFDVVKTNKFSDLGALGRGLNTDEQALIQMTINNGYDTFLSRCAEGRKMSKANIGRIAEGRVWTGEKAKKIGLVDELGGIDKAIEIAAKKAKLKEYSVLSYPEKKDFFSSIFKEKPTHYIESRLMESNFGEFYKGFGMIKDVQKLDNLQARVPFDINIK from the coding sequence ATGAAAGATTTCCTCAAATTTACGCTTGCTACCGTAGTTGGGATTATACTGTCAAGCATCGTGATATTTTTTATCGGCGCCATAATACTATTTGGAACTATAACCTCCTCTGAATCAGAAGTAAAAGTTAAACCAAATTCAGTGATGTTTCTCGATCTTAACGGAACATTAGAAGAGCGGACAGAAGAAAATCCTTTCAAACAGTTTATTGGAGAAGATTTTTCCACCTATGGATTAGATGATATTCTCTCATCTATTAAAAAAGCAAAAGAAAATGAAAACATTAAAGGTATATATATACAGGCTAAAACTCTAGGAGCCTCTTATGCATCTTTGCAAGAGATAAGAAATGCATTGGTAGACTTTAAAAAAAGTGGAAAATTCATTGTTGCCTACAGCGATAACTACACTCAGAAACTATATTATTTATCAAGCGTAGCAGATAAAGTACTTCTCAACCCTAAAGGTATGATTGAATGGAAAGGATTGGCTGCAGAACCAATGTTCTATAAAGACTTGCTAAAGAAAATCGGCGTTGAAATGCAGATATTCAGAGTTGGAACTTATAAATCAGCTGTAGAGCCTTTCATCGCTACTGAAATGAGTCCGGCCAACCGGGAACAGGTATCTGAGTACATCGGTTCTATATGGAACCAAATACTGACAGATGTTTCAGCCTCTCGTAAATTATCTAAGGATTCACTGAATGCCTATGCAGATCGTATGATAATGTTTTACCCATCAGAACAATCTGTAAAATGCGGCCTGGCAGATTCTCTAATCTATAAAAGTGGAGTAAGAGATTATCTGAAGAAATTAGCCAAGACTGACAAAGATAATGATTTAGCTGTTTTGAGCCTGGATGACATGATTAATGTAAAACGAAATGTGCCTAAAGATAAAAGTGGTAACGCAATTGCTGTTTATTATGCCTTCGGAGCTATTGATGAATCATCGAATGAAGGTATTGTATCCGAGAAAGTAGTCAAGGATTTACGTGAACTGCGTGAAAACAAGGATATAAAAGCAGTAGTACTGCGCGTTAACTCCCCGGGAGGAAGTGCATTTGGTTCAGAACAAATCTGGAATGAAGTAAAAGCACTGAAAAAGGAGAAAACAGTTGTTGTTTCCATGGGAGACTATGCCGCATCGGGAGGTTACTACATTTCTTGCATTGCAGACTGTATTGTAGCAGAACCTACTACATTAACCGGTTCAATCGGAATCTTTGGAATGTTTCCTAACATGAAAGGCCTGACAGATAAAGTAGGACTTACTTTTGATGTTGTAAAAACAAATAAATTCTCAGACCTTGGAGCTCTTGGCCGTGGATTGAATACTGACGAACAAGCTTTGATCCAAATGACTATTAATAATGGATATGATACGTTTTTATCCCGATGTGCAGAAGGCAGAAAGATGAGCAAGGCAAACATTGGTAGAATAGCTGAAGGAAGAGTCTGGACAGGAGAAAAAGCTAAAAAGATAGGATTGGTAGACGAATTGGGAGGCATTGACAAAGCTATTGAAATAGCAGCTAAGAAAGCTAAATTAAAAGAGTACTCCGTGCTCTCATATCCTGAAAAGAAAGATTTCTTTTCTAGCATTTTTAAAGAAAAACCAACTCACTACATTGAATCCAGATTAATGGAATCTAATTTTGGTGAGTTCTATAAAGGATTTGGCATGATAAAAGATGTGCAGAAGTTAGACAATCTACAAGCTAGAGTTCCTTTTGATATCAATATCAAATAA
- the lpxK gene encoding tetraacyldisaccharide 4'-kinase, with product MEENFIKIQKSLYPLSFLYGLGVSLRNKMFDWGILRSKSYDIPVICIGNITVGGTGKTPHTEYLIKLLKKGFKVAVLSRGYKRKSKDFVLATLTSSAKEIGDEPYQIKQKFPEIAVSVDKDRCHGIETLCDNKKESELGVILLDDAFQHRYVNPGMSILLVDFNRQICDDALLPAGRLREPLSGKNRANIVIVTKCPRLMKPMDFRIITKRLDLYPYQQLYFTSYKYGNLTPIFPGSNIRKRTLAQIEKNENILLLTGIASPKQLLQDLERYSSHITPLTFADHHDFTEDDLKTLKETFDNLSGEKKIIITTEKDAARLTQFTNLDETIQKNIFALPIEVKFLLNQEDTFNQNIIEYVRKNKRNSKLSERENAY from the coding sequence ATGGAAGAAAATTTCATTAAGATACAAAAGAGTCTTTACCCACTCTCATTCCTTTATGGATTGGGAGTGAGTCTACGTAACAAAATGTTCGACTGGGGCATCTTACGTTCAAAGAGTTACGATATTCCAGTCATTTGTATAGGAAACATTACTGTAGGCGGTACAGGAAAGACTCCACATACTGAGTACTTAATAAAATTATTAAAAAAAGGATTTAAGGTCGCTGTACTAAGTCGCGGATATAAACGCAAATCAAAAGACTTTGTTTTAGCTACACTAACCAGTTCTGCAAAAGAGATAGGTGATGAACCCTATCAAATAAAGCAAAAATTTCCTGAAATAGCAGTGTCTGTAGATAAAGACCGTTGTCACGGGATCGAAACATTATGCGATAATAAAAAAGAATCAGAACTGGGCGTTATTCTTTTAGATGATGCATTTCAGCACCGTTATGTAAATCCAGGTATGAGTATCTTGCTGGTTGATTTTAACAGACAAATCTGTGACGATGCTCTTCTTCCAGCAGGAAGATTACGAGAACCATTAAGCGGAAAGAATAGGGCAAACATTGTAATTGTAACAAAGTGTCCTAGACTAATGAAGCCTATGGACTTTCGGATAATAACCAAACGATTGGATCTATATCCCTATCAGCAATTATATTTCACTTCCTATAAGTATGGTAACCTGACTCCAATCTTTCCTGGTTCCAATATAAGGAAAAGAACTCTGGCACAAATTGAAAAGAATGAGAATATTTTATTGCTCACAGGAATAGCTTCTCCTAAACAATTGTTGCAGGATTTAGAGAGATATAGCTCTCACATCACACCTTTAACATTTGCTGATCATCACGACTTTACAGAAGATGATCTGAAAACGCTAAAGGAAACATTCGATAATCTATCCGGAGAAAAGAAGATTATTATCACAACTGAAAAAGATGCAGCGCGTCTTACTCAGTTTACCAATTTAGACGAAACAATACAAAAGAATATATTCGCACTTCCTATAGAGGTAAAATTCCTGCTAAACCAAGAAGATACATTTAACCAAAACATAATAGAATATGTTAGAAAAAATAAAAGAAACAGCAAACTTTCTGAAAGAGAGAATGCATACTAA
- a CDS encoding purine-nucleoside phosphorylase, translating into MLEKIKETANFLKERMHTNPETAIILGTGLGNLANEITEKYEIKYQDIPNFPVSTVEGHSGKLIFGKLGNKDIMAMQGRFHYYEGYSMKEVTFPIRVMKELGIKTLFVSNASGGTNASFEIGDLMIITDHINYFPEHPLRGKNLYGDRFPDMSEAYSKDLIHKALAIAEEKGIKVQQGVYIGTQGPTFETPAEYKLFHILGADAVGMSTVPEVIVANHAGIRCFGISIITDLGVEGKIVEVSHEDVQKAADAAQPKMTTIMRELINRA; encoded by the coding sequence ATGTTAGAAAAAATAAAAGAAACAGCAAACTTTCTGAAAGAGAGAATGCATACTAATCCAGAGACAGCAATTATATTAGGAACAGGATTAGGAAATCTGGCAAATGAAATTACAGAAAAATACGAAATCAAATATCAGGATATTCCAAACTTTCCTGTATCTACAGTCGAAGGACATAGCGGAAAACTAATTTTCGGAAAACTTGGCAACAAAGACATTATGGCCATGCAAGGCCGTTTTCACTACTACGAAGGTTACTCCATGAAAGAAGTTACTTTCCCTATAAGAGTAATGAAAGAATTAGGTATCAAAACATTATTTGTATCCAATGCTAGCGGCGGAACAAATGCGTCCTTTGAGATTGGTGATTTAATGATTATTACTGATCATATAAACTATTTTCCTGAGCACCCTCTCCGTGGCAAAAACCTCTATGGGGATCGTTTCCCAGACATGAGCGAAGCTTATTCCAAAGATCTTATTCATAAAGCACTAGCAATTGCAGAGGAAAAAGGAATTAAGGTTCAGCAAGGGGTATATATTGGCACACAAGGACCCACATTTGAAACTCCTGCAGAATATAAGTTATTTCATATCTTAGGAGCTGATGCAGTAGGAATGTCAACTGTTCCAGAAGTAATTGTAGCCAACCATGCCGGAATTAGATGCTTTGGTATCTCAATCATCACCGATCTGGGTGTTGAAGGCAAAATTGTAGAAGTTTCTCATGAAGACGTACAAAAAGCTGCTGATGCAGCACAACCAAAGATGACAACTATCATGCGTGAATTAATTAACCGCGCATAA
- the thiL gene encoding thiamine-phosphate kinase, whose translation MQERKRTEIATLGEFGLIKHLTEDIEIKNESTVYGVGDDAAVLTYPDKQVLVTTDLLMEGVHFDLTYVPLKHLGYKAAIVNVSDIYAMNGSPKQMIISVALSKRFSIEDMEDFYAGLRIACEEHNVDIVGGDTSSSLTGLAISITCIGEADKDKVVYRHGANETDIICVSGDLGAAYMGLQLLEREKSVLKGEKDVQPDFTGKEYLLERQLKPEARKDIIAKLAELNILPTSMMDISDGLSSELMHICTQSKVGCRVYEEHIPIDYQTAVMAEEFNMNLTTCALNGGEDYELLFTVPIADHEKISEMEGVKMIGHITKQDLGCALITRDGQEFQLKAQGWNPLLEKAN comes from the coding sequence ATGCAAGAAAGAAAAAGAACAGAGATTGCAACATTAGGAGAGTTTGGTCTTATCAAACATTTAACAGAGGATATCGAGATAAAAAACGAATCCACTGTATATGGTGTAGGTGATGATGCCGCTGTACTCACCTACCCTGACAAACAAGTTTTAGTTACTACTGATTTATTAATGGAAGGTGTTCATTTCGACCTGACTTACGTTCCATTGAAACATTTAGGGTATAAAGCCGCCATAGTCAATGTTTCTGATATTTACGCAATGAATGGTAGTCCCAAACAAATGATTATATCTGTAGCTCTCTCAAAACGGTTTAGCATTGAAGATATGGAAGATTTCTATGCAGGGTTGAGAATAGCTTGTGAAGAGCATAATGTTGATATTGTAGGCGGAGACACTTCTTCCTCACTAACTGGACTTGCCATAAGCATTACCTGCATCGGAGAAGCCGATAAAGACAAAGTAGTATATCGCCATGGAGCTAATGAGACTGATATAATCTGCGTAAGCGGTGATCTGGGAGCTGCATATATGGGACTTCAGTTATTAGAAAGAGAAAAATCCGTTTTAAAAGGCGAAAAAGATGTGCAACCTGACTTTACGGGAAAAGAGTATCTTCTGGAACGTCAGTTAAAACCGGAAGCGCGTAAAGATATCATCGCTAAATTAGCTGAGCTGAATATCCTCCCTACATCTATGATGGATATTTCCGATGGTCTTTCTTCAGAGCTGATGCATATTTGCACACAAAGCAAAGTTGGATGTCGTGTTTATGAAGAACATATCCCTATAGATTATCAAACTGCCGTTATGGCTGAGGAGTTCAATATGAATCTTACCACCTGTGCACTCAATGGTGGAGAAGACTACGAGTTACTTTTCACTGTTCCCATTGCAGACCATGAAAAGATATCAGAGATGGAAGGGGTAAAAATGATTGGCCACATTACCAAACAAGATTTAGGGTGTGCACTAATCACAAGAGACGGACAAGAATTTCAATTAAAAGCACAAGGATGGAATCCTTTATTAGAAAAGGCTAACTAA
- a CDS encoding alpha-L-fucosidase — MKKRILSLKQLRFPIIGLLLTALPFNAQAQNGFVHQRSTEYEWPKEKEVLANLDKWQDMKFGVLFHWGLYSIPGIVESWSVCSEDVDWIPRDSTIAYDDYKRDYYKLIEKFNPVDFNPDQWADVAKAAGMKYMIFTTKHHDGFNLFNTKQTDFSIMNSDFKNNPKADAAKYIFEAFRKKNFMIGAYFSKPDWHCKYYWWPRYATPTRNVNYNIDKHPDRWKLFQKYTYNQIEELTSNYGKLDILWLDGGWVAAPKQDIRMDSIAKMARAHQPDLLIVDRTIHGKYENYQTPERSIPEEQLPYPWESCIPLSPDWGWTPNAKFKSANAVIADLIEVVAKGGSLLLGVGPTPKGLIQPEVEVILKQIGQWLKVNGEGIYGTRITSNYKSNNIWFTASKDGKKLYALYIPNEKEELPKSIEWENNIPVKNSPMILLQTGKKVKWTKEGNKIKVQLSDKSKTNNKEPLVFSFKLQK; from the coding sequence ATGAAGAAAAGAATTCTATCTTTAAAACAATTGAGATTTCCCATTATAGGTTTGCTTTTGACTGCATTACCTTTTAATGCCCAAGCACAGAACGGTTTTGTACACCAACGCTCCACAGAATATGAATGGCCGAAAGAAAAAGAAGTTCTGGCTAATCTGGATAAATGGCAGGATATGAAATTCGGGGTATTGTTTCATTGGGGATTATATTCAATTCCAGGTATTGTAGAATCCTGGTCTGTCTGTTCAGAAGATGTGGACTGGATTCCAAGAGACAGCACCATTGCTTATGACGATTACAAACGAGATTATTACAAGCTAATAGAAAAATTCAATCCAGTCGATTTTAATCCTGATCAATGGGCAGATGTAGCTAAAGCGGCCGGAATGAAATACATGATTTTCACAACCAAGCATCACGATGGTTTTAATCTGTTCAATACAAAGCAGACAGATTTTTCGATCATGAACAGTGATTTTAAGAATAATCCAAAGGCAGATGCTGCAAAATATATCTTTGAGGCATTCAGAAAGAAAAACTTCATGATAGGAGCCTATTTTTCAAAGCCTGACTGGCATTGCAAATATTATTGGTGGCCAAGATATGCAACTCCTACCCGCAATGTGAATTACAATATCGACAAACATCCCGATCGCTGGAAACTGTTTCAGAAATACACTTACAACCAGATAGAGGAGTTAACAAGCAATTACGGAAAACTTGATATCCTTTGGCTGGACGGTGGATGGGTAGCAGCACCCAAACAAGATATTAGAATGGACTCTATCGCCAAAATGGCAAGAGCACATCAGCCTGATTTGTTAATTGTTGACAGAACCATTCATGGTAAATATGAGAATTACCAAACACCCGAACGATCTATTCCGGAAGAACAGTTACCCTACCCATGGGAAAGTTGCATTCCACTAAGCCCTGATTGGGGATGGACTCCAAATGCTAAGTTCAAATCAGCAAATGCAGTCATTGCCGATTTGATTGAGGTGGTTGCTAAAGGCGGAAGCCTTCTTCTAGGTGTTGGTCCAACTCCCAAAGGGCTTATCCAACCAGAAGTTGAAGTCATTTTAAAACAGATTGGACAATGGCTTAAAGTAAATGGAGAAGGTATCTATGGAACACGAATTACTTCAAACTATAAGAGCAATAATATTTGGTTCACCGCAAGTAAAGACGGTAAAAAGCTTTATGCTCTTTATATTCCCAATGAAAAAGAAGAACTGCCCAAAAGCATCGAATGGGAAAACAATATTCCGGTAAAAAACAGTCCTATGATATTGTTGCAAACAGGGAAAAAAGTAAAATGGACAAAGGAAGGAAATAAGATCAAAGTACAATTGTCTGATAAATCAAAAACAAATAATAAAGAGCCCTTAGTTTTCTCATTTAAATTACAGAAATAA
- a CDS encoding glycoside hydrolase family 3 N-terminal domain-containing protein, with amino-acid sequence MHKHFITVCCSLLVAFQLSAQPLYKNPNAPIKDRISNLLSLMTLNEKIGQLCCPLGWEMYTKTKKSVIASDLFITQMKNRPIGSFWAALRADPWTKKTLVTGLTPQQAAEAINALQKYAMKETRLGIPILFAEECAHGHMAIGTTVFPTSIGQASTWDDKLMEEMGKVIALECKSQGASIGYGPILDVAREPRWSRMEETFGEDPILTGIMGSAFVKGLQAKSQNGKTEFYSTLKHFAGYGIPLGGHNGGRTQISTRELFSDYLPPFKMAVKAGAKTIMSSYNSIDGIPCTANSFLLKDILRKEWGFNGFVFSDLGSIEGIYGSHHVAANIKEAAVMALQAGVDVDLGGNAYGKNLEKAIQEKLISEDELNSAVSNVLRLKFEAGLFENPYVSPAEAAKIVRCEKHKSLARQVARESIVLLKNDKTLPLNKSIKSIAVIGPNADNIYNQLGDYTAPQERTNIKTVLDGIKNIGSKETIINYAKGCAIRDTTQSDIASAVEAAKKSDAVVLVLGGSSARDFSTEYKETGAATVSDKKQVLSDMESGEGYDRSSLDLMGDQEKLLQAVARTGKPLIVIYIEGRPLNMNSSSEKANALLTAWYPGQEGGTAIAEVLFGDYNPAGRLPVSIPKSVGQLPVYYSLGEQNNYVESSSVPLYSFGYGLSYTTFEYSDLVIEPADKDSFKVSFKVKNNGNREGDEVAQLYLRDDVSSVATPDIQLKKFRRVHLDKGETKEIEFILQKEDLSLYNPKMEFVAEPGTFTVMIGPSSSNILLKGKFELK; translated from the coding sequence ATGCATAAACATTTCATTACAGTATGTTGCTCATTGCTTGTAGCTTTTCAGCTTAGTGCACAACCCCTATACAAAAATCCCAATGCACCCATAAAAGACAGGATCAGCAATCTTCTTTCATTGATGACCCTGAACGAGAAAATCGGTCAGCTTTGCTGCCCTCTGGGTTGGGAAATGTACACCAAAACAAAAAAAAGTGTCATCGCATCAGATCTTTTCATCACTCAGATGAAAAACAGACCGATTGGTTCTTTTTGGGCGGCATTAAGAGCTGATCCGTGGACTAAAAAAACATTAGTTACCGGGCTTACTCCCCAGCAAGCAGCCGAAGCAATCAATGCCCTGCAAAAATATGCTATGAAAGAAACCAGATTAGGTATTCCTATCTTATTTGCTGAAGAGTGCGCTCATGGACATATGGCTATAGGAACAACTGTATTTCCAACCTCTATCGGTCAGGCAAGTACATGGGATGATAAACTGATGGAAGAAATGGGAAAAGTAATTGCCTTGGAATGCAAGTCGCAAGGAGCAAGTATAGGATATGGACCAATTCTTGATGTAGCCCGTGAACCTCGCTGGTCCAGAATGGAAGAAACTTTCGGAGAAGATCCTATCCTGACTGGAATAATGGGAAGCGCTTTTGTAAAAGGATTACAGGCAAAAAGCCAGAACGGGAAAACTGAATTCTATTCTACTCTGAAGCACTTTGCCGGTTATGGTATTCCATTAGGAGGACATAACGGGGGTCGGACACAGATTAGTACCAGAGAACTCTTTTCCGACTATCTTCCTCCGTTTAAGATGGCAGTAAAAGCCGGAGCAAAAACGATTATGTCATCTTATAACTCAATAGATGGAATACCCTGCACAGCAAACAGTTTTCTATTAAAAGATATTCTGAGAAAAGAGTGGGGCTTTAACGGTTTTGTATTTTCTGACCTCGGAAGTATAGAGGGAATTTATGGTTCCCACCATGTTGCAGCCAACATCAAAGAAGCTGCTGTAATGGCATTGCAAGCAGGTGTTGATGTAGACCTGGGAGGCAATGCTTACGGAAAGAATCTCGAAAAAGCCATTCAGGAAAAACTAATTTCTGAAGATGAACTGAATAGTGCAGTCAGTAACGTTCTAAGATTAAAATTCGAAGCAGGATTGTTTGAGAACCCTTATGTATCACCTGCTGAAGCAGCCAAAATTGTTCGTTGCGAGAAGCACAAATCTCTAGCCAGACAAGTGGCAAGAGAAAGCATTGTGCTCTTAAAGAACGATAAGACTTTACCTTTAAATAAATCAATAAAGAGCATAGCAGTCATCGGACCAAATGCCGACAACATCTACAACCAATTGGGCGACTATACAGCACCTCAGGAAAGAACAAATATCAAAACCGTTCTTGACGGCATAAAAAACATCGGATCGAAAGAAACAATAATAAACTATGCCAAAGGATGTGCCATTCGTGACACCACACAAAGTGATATTGCATCAGCAGTTGAAGCAGCAAAGAAATCAGATGCAGTAGTTTTGGTTCTTGGAGGATCAAGTGCCCGTGATTTTTCAACCGAATACAAGGAGACCGGGGCTGCTACAGTATCGGATAAAAAACAAGTACTATCCGATATGGAATCCGGAGAAGGGTACGACCGTTCCTCTTTAGATCTGATGGGAGACCAGGAAAAACTGTTGCAAGCTGTTGCAAGAACTGGAAAGCCATTGATTGTTATCTATATTGAAGGACGTCCTCTCAATATGAATTCTTCATCAGAAAAAGCCAATGCACTTCTTACTGCATGGTATCCCGGACAAGAAGGTGGTACTGCCATCGCAGAAGTTCTATTCGGCGATTACAATCCTGCCGGAAGACTACCCGTTTCCATTCCAAAATCAGTCGGTCAATTGCCTGTATACTATTCGTTGGGAGAACAGAACAATTATGTTGAAAGCAGTAGTGTCCCACTCTACAGTTTCGGATATGGCTTAAGTTATACCACGTTTGAATATTCTGATCTGGTTATTGAACCTGCAGATAAAGATTCATTCAAAGTATCGTTTAAGGTAAAAAACAATGGTAATCGCGAAGGAGACGAAGTTGCACAGCTTTATCTCAGAGACGATGTCAGTTCTGTTGCAACACCTGATATTCAATTAAAGAAGTTCAGACGGGTTCATCTGGATAAAGGTGAAACTAAAGAGATAGAATTTATACTTCAAAAAGAAGACCTCTCACTTTATAACCCCAAAATGGAATTTGTAGCAGAACCGGGAACATTCACCGTTATGATTGGACCGTCAAGCAGCAACATACTCCTGAAAGGTAAGTTTGAGCTGAAATAA
- a CDS encoding tRNA threonylcarbamoyladenosine dehydratase — protein MGLERGIFKRTELLLGNDLMDRIANIRVIIFGVGGVGSWCAESLVRSGIKHLTIVDSDRICVTNINRQLMATTKTVGQVKVEALKSRLLEINPTAEITALQQIYSAETSDSFQIDSYNYIIDAIDSLENKVELIRRATNTDATFFSSMGAALKMDPMKIKTAEFWKVIGCPLAAALRRRIKKGEKLSKKFLCVYSEELLENKGANSSCGTENCLCPKAQEGPGDANLVNHEWCSKKARINGTLAHTTAIFGFTLAGLVMQDIYNKWEE, from the coding sequence ATGGGATTAGAAAGAGGTATTTTCAAACGAACAGAACTATTGTTAGGTAACGACTTAATGGATAGAATTGCCAATATACGGGTTATTATTTTTGGTGTAGGAGGTGTAGGCAGCTGGTGTGCAGAAAGTCTTGTCAGATCTGGCATTAAGCATTTAACGATTGTTGATTCAGATCGTATATGTGTTACAAACATCAACCGCCAGCTGATGGCCACCACTAAAACGGTGGGACAAGTTAAAGTGGAAGCTCTTAAATCCCGTCTTCTTGAAATAAACCCTACTGCTGAGATCACTGCATTGCAACAAATATACAGTGCCGAAACATCCGACTCTTTCCAGATAGACAGTTATAACTACATCATAGATGCAATTGACAGCCTTGAAAATAAAGTGGAACTGATTCGCAGAGCAACAAATACCGACGCAACATTTTTCTCCTCAATGGGAGCTGCCTTGAAAATGGATCCTATGAAAATCAAAACAGCTGAGTTCTGGAAAGTAATCGGTTGCCCTCTTGCTGCCGCACTTCGTCGCAGAATCAAAAAAGGAGAAAAGCTTTCAAAGAAATTCCTATGTGTTTACAGTGAAGAGCTATTGGAAAATAAAGGAGCCAATTCTTCATGCGGAACAGAAAATTGTCTTTGTCCCAAAGCCCAGGAAGGGCCAGGCGATGCTAATTTAGTAAACCATGAATGGTGCAGTAAGAAAGCCAGAATAAACGGAACATTGGCACATACCACTGCAATATTTGGATTTACTCTTGCAGGGTTAGTTATGCAGGATATTTATAATAAATGGGAAGAATAA